CTCATCTGGAAGTTTTACTTTGTAAGATCTCATCCCCTGTGGCTATAATGGAAATGGAATTGTGCAAAGTACTGGGTTCTTTGTGACAGATCGCCTTTTCagtaaaaatctcatttttacaTACGTTTTGggtgagaaatttttaaattttttacactGAAGTGTATTTAAcaatgttatactagtttcaagtgtataatacagCGATTCAACAACTCTACATTCTACTCTGCTCACCGTTAAGTGTACTTATCTGACACCAtacattacaatattattgacaataCTCCCTATGATGTATtttacatccctgtgacttatttacaACTAGAAAATTTTACCTCTTAATCCACTTCACCTAATTCGCCCCTCCCCTCTaaaaaccaccagtttgtttccCATATTTATGACTCTGTTtcactgctttgtttttttgattctacataagtgaaatcacatggtacttTCTTTTCTGCATCTGACCTATTTCTCTTatcattatactctctaggtccatccacactgttgcaaatatCAAGATcacattcctttttatgggtaatattcaaatgtgtgtgtgtgtgtgtgtgtgtgtgtgttgtatcacatcttctttatccactcatctatcggTGGACACACTAGGGCTGCTTCcgtaccttggctattgtaaataatgctgcaataaacataagggtgcatgtatcttttctgaatttgtgttttcattttctttgggtaaataaccagtagtggactactggatcgtatggtatttctatttttagctttttgaggaacctccgtactgtttgccacagtggttgcaccaatgggaaaattttattttatatccaaGATATGCCATGGTTTTCACTTttggaaactgaaataaaatgcacTCCGGGAGATCAAAATCAGACCATAGCACGTCAGAGGAAGACTTAGAAAAGAAATCATCtaagagagaaattaattttaattgataaatCATGCTGCTTTAGCTGCTTTTCTTACTTAAAAGTTATTAAGCTTATTGCTTAAATCACTGTTTCCTTAAAGAGAAAGCATACCTCGTTCTGTAAAGcagtgttttccatttgtttctgcttCAGGGCCAACATGACCTGGTCTCTCTCCTGTTGAAACTTAACGGTCTTCTCTTGCATCGACTTAACTGCATTTAAAAGCTGATTTAACTCCCCAGTCTTGcccttttggaaagaaaataactttcactttaagaaaaatacagagacattttcttcattaaataattctgaaatataGTTAACcatgtcaaggtcatcaaaagaCTGTCACCGTCTAGAGGGGCCTGAGGAGGCGTGACTCTAGACATAATGCGTTGCCTGGGTGGCgtcatgaagagaaaaaagactttgggaaaaaaattctaatgaagTATGAACTTTATACTTCAAAAATGTAATAATGATGTAATGATTGATgtaaaaatgatgtaaaaatacATCAATATTGGTTACTTAGTTGTTACAAATGTATCATGGTAACTCAAGATGTTAACAAATACGGGAAACCGGGTTTGAGGCATACGGGACtctactatctttgcaacttctcAAATAATCAAGGTATTCTGAAAGAAGAAgtttatcagaaatgtttttaaaagaattcaaaagatACAATCTCTTCAAATTTACCCCGTGAACAACAAAGTGTTCCCAGATCCCAAAATCCCTCAAGAGAGGATGAGTATGTGCGTGTATGCTCATTCACTGGGCACACACACCTGTCACTAGAGAAAGCACGAGTCACTGGCGGTGAAGAGATGGGAAAGTCATTTCCACAGTtctgttttctgaagaaaattattaattgctactaagctcttttttttcctacttaaattAACCTGTTGCTAAAACATATTTGGAGAGACACAGTAATTTGGGGGAGAAACCCTCCAGGTACCCGTgagaaaaattcatttagaaCGAATCACAAGAGCTTGAGATGAGTATTTCTCAATCAACAACTTCACATTCCCCTTCAAAGACAATTATCAATGAAGTCAGTTGACCCGCTggaacccctcctcccccccaatTCTCTCCTACAAAACTCCACCCCCAACACAcctgctctttttctttcagtagcTGCTCAAAAGCAAGAGCCTTTTCCTTCATTGAATGGCACTCAAACTCTTTCTCTCGAAGCATCATGGAGAACTTCATATTAGTCTCCTGTAAAGCTTgatattccatttccttttccctggttgtttctactattttttcattttcctctttcagtttacaaatgtccATTTCTAAAATCAGTATCCGCTCCTTCAGGTTTGTTACCGCCTGCCTCAAaagttcattttcattcactttgttAGTGAAATTTTCATTCAATGAAAGTAACTGATCGCTTTTGGCTTTGATTAAGAGGTCTTTCTCCTTAAGGGACTTTTGTAAAACATCTTGTTTCTCCTTTAGCTGCTTAATTTCTGAATCGGTCTGTTcgtgttcttttctttccagctCTGAGGAGGCAGCAATCGAATCGGACAACCTGTGATTATTTTCCTGGAGCGTTTTGATTGTCGCATCTTTTTCCTGCAGTGATTTTCTTAGTTCTTCCAGCTCTCGTGTAGAAGCCTCGCTCGATGGGTCGGGCTTGACTGTTCGAAGAGACTCTGCTGACTGGGAAGAGAGCGATGATCCCGAGGACAGCTGAGGCGAAATAATATCAAGTTTCCCTAAAAGAAGATCTTTGGTGTTGCAAAGCTGCCCTATGCTGTGCTGAACTTGTGCTAATTCCTGCCCAAAACTTTTGAGTTTGGTTTCATTCTGTTCGTAACTCTGGATCAGGCCAGTGTAGTCCACTTGTAACTTAGAATTATTATCGCTGTCAACCAAAACTTGTGCCTGAAGCTGATGCAGTTCTTCCTGAAGTTGGGCGGACTCGTGCTGCATATTCTGGACCGTGGTCATCACCTGCTGTTTCcactcttccattttctttacttGCTGTTTCAATTTGTCCCGTTCCTGTAGGAGCTCCTCGAACTGGTTACTATTGACACCTCCGACCTCGTTACCAGTGCTGGATGTTTGTAAAACCGTCAACAGGGTCTGGCATTTCTGACTCAAGGCATctatttcaatgtctttttctcGAATGATACGTGATAAATTCTGCACGGTTTCTCTGAACATATCTTGACCACCACCTTCGGATCGAGCggccaattttttattttcatcctgcAGCTTCACAAGAGCTGCTTCTTTGGCAGCAACTATATCCATCATTTTGTGGTATTCTGTTTTCAGCTGGCTATTTTCCCTGGTCTTCTCGCTCAAAACAGCTAACACTTGTTCCCGCTCCGTAGCATAGGCCTGCAGCTGCTGCTGAAGGTAAACGACATCCTGGGTGTAGGAAGCCGAAGAAATTCTAGCGTGAAGAGCTTGTATCTCCACGTCCTTCTGCTGGATGATCTGCGTTAGCTTCCCCACCTCATCTTTGGACAGCTGATCGATCTGTTTCGTTAAGGATATGTTCTTTTCATTTAGGAGCTTAATCTCCAATTCTCgttcttttattcctttcactAATCTCTCCGTTTCAGCTTTAGATAAATCATGCTTTTCGCCGCCATTTTCTATATTGAGGCTCCGTACTTTTGTTTCTGGAAACAGATCAGAATTCTCTGTTTGAACATCCTGCCTTTCTTCATGCAACTGGGTTTTGATGTGTTCAATTGTTTTGTGCAAATTCCTAATCTCCTCATCTTTCTCCAAAAAGAGCTGGGTGTGTGTGACAGTCATTTGCTCGTGCTGGCATTTAAACTCatccatttccttcttctgttccTCTAAAGACTGAAGCAGCTGCAGTTTACTCTGGTTTTGATCTTCAATTACCTTTTGATgatgttttatttcctcctcgAGATTACCCTTTATCACGTTCAGCTGCAACACTTCCGACTCGAGCTCTGTGACGCTATCGAGGGGCTTAGGCTCCGCCACAGGTGCAGCTCGACTCTGCTGGTCCCGGAGTCGTTCCAGTTCCTCTTTCAgatgattgttttcttctttcatggaCCCAAGGCTTCTGTCTTTTTCCTCTATGGTTTgctttaaaacttcattttttcttaaggCCTCAGTATGTTTATCTAATTCCTCCTGAAGCTCTGAAcctctttctttaagtttttcaataaaaatttcctTCTCGCTTAGAAGCTGTGTCAATTGCTTCCGCCCTTCTAGACTAGACGACAAAATTGCCTTCGTTTCCTTACAATCAGTATCCACCTGTTCAAGGTTCTTTTTGAGTTCTGCTATTTCAAAGTCTTTCTCTTGACTGAGTTTCATTAACTGCTGCTGTTCCAGCTGTAAAGCAGAGGTACTCACATCACGTGCCTTTGATAGTTCTTTAATCATCTGCTCATACTTATTGGCTTCTTCCAACCGCCTCTCTTCAGCCCGACTCAATTCCGCTTCtaactgtcctttttccatttttagaacCTCCACAATAGTGTTTCTTTCCAGAGAAATCTGATTGCTACCAGCAATGGATTCCTCCAACTGACGTCTTACATCCTCACACGCTAAAGCcaacttttcattttccattttgagaTCAAAGGCAACTTTGTTTAAATTGTCATTGAGCTGCTCTATTTCTGAAAGACTTTgctttaagcttctgacttcggcttcCCTTTCTTCAAGTAAGTCAACCTTAAAATCACTGCCAGAGTCTCGATTTAGAGATTGAGTTAACTCATCCCTGACTCTGGAAAGCTCTTCCTTGTTTTGTTTAATATGCTCCTTAAGTCCAAAGTTCTCCTTCTgcatatttaaattacttttttgtgatttatttagcTGATCTACTAAATCTTCTACTTTATCCTCAAGCTTCTGCTTGGCTAAGCGCAGATCATTCAGGACCAGTTCACTTTGAACTAACTTTTCTTTCTGCACATCCAACTCTTTAGTCATGTTCCTTTTATCAACTTCAAGTTGATGGACTctctttttttcatcatttagATCTTTTTTCAGTTTACTAATGATGTTGTCTTcctcattttgttgttttgatagCTGATCTTTCATCAGAATCACgtgctgaaaaaaaataatttgcatggTAACGTTACGGCATTCTCTCATTTTGGTCACCtaaagaaaattttgtaaaatgtcataAATAATAGAAGAATAATCTTCAGATATTTCTAATCCTTCTtaaaacaatactttttaaaaaaatctcaacaaaggtAAATGGTATATGTTGTTCATCTTCAACTCGTAAAACACTGAAGCAGGAGTCAATGAACTACAGCCCAGGGCCCAAATCAGGCCTGTCACCTGGTTTTGTAAATCAAGtcttattgaaacacagccacattcatTGTTTACATACCACAAGGGCAGAGTGGAGCACGACCGAGAGCACTAAATGGCCTGCAACACCAAAAATATTCACTATCTAaccctttccagaaaaagtttgccaaccgcTATGACTAGATTATCAATGAAGCAAAATACCGATTAAATCACAAATTTAAATCACACCCATCACTTTTGCCTGTTACCCCAGTGTTCAGTCTACTGAGAACAATGTGCTGCCACGTTGTTTCTAACATCATGTACCTGTGTGGCTTCTTGGTTCTGTCTGTCTAATTCCTCTAGCTCAGCTAGCAGTGTTTCCTTCTCGGTAAGACTCTGACTGAGTTCCTGTTCTTTTGCCTCCAAAGTCAGCCTTAAATTGTGTAATGTGGAATCCAAATCCATGTCTCTTCCAGTTGTACTTTTAATTACTTCATATTCATTGTTCAATTTTAGAAGTGATGCCTGAAGTTCTTCCTTAAAtgacaagggaaaaaaacaacatacaCTGTCAGTTGGAAGAAAACACCAAAAGATTACTTCTATCTAtgcatctatatctatgtctatatctatatctacctatctacatacacgcgcgcgcgcacacacacacacacacacacacccttggcAATCTATTCCCAGGTGCCTGTGTCAGAAACATTACTGAATAACACTTCAGCAATGATATAGAAAATTCAGCAAACCAGACTTCCCTCACGTGCAATTTTATGTGCACCTTCAGGCCAATATTTCTATAAGATCAGAAATAACATCGGACAAGATGGAATGGCTGTTTAAGTTTCCAGTTCCAGCTTCCTCTTTACCCAAAAACTTTCCCATTTGGGAGCCTTCCTGATTCCACCCCCCACTgctgtcttctcttctgtctgctccttccctcccaccacaCACAGTTTTTAAAACGTCCCACATCTTCTGGGCCTCTGCACTTCCTTCCCCTAGCGGCCAATCACCAATAGCCACAAACtacataaaaatctataaaattcaaTGCTCATTCGTTCTAAAGTTTGTCCTCTCTAATTAGAACACAAAAGGCTTCTTTTCCCTCATAAAAGGAATTTCCCTTATTAAGGGGTCCTGTCAGAACATGAAACTTTTGTATCATCCAAGAAAGTagactccttccttcttttcccatcTAACTTGAACACAGACTAGGTTCCCCTCTTGGAAGCCTAACATCCCTAAAGAtctatctataatttttaaactatatctTATGTTCTGTTCTACTGGTATTCAATGCTTTTCTTCCAAACTCCAGAAGTGGAACAGTTCTCTTTGCTTCAACACTTTCAACCTTAGATTATGATATCTGTGGTACAACAACTTTAGAATCTTCTTTCATTGATAGAGAAAactcaaacttcttttttttaaggtttacttatttattttgagagagcgagaacaagcaggggaggagaagacagagagggagagagaatcccaagaagactctgtactgtcagcatggagtctgacgcagggcccaaactcatgaaccccgtgagttcatgacctgagctcaaactcacaaaccccatgAGTTCGTCACCTaagcccaaactcatgaaccctgtcagttcgtgacctgagccaaaatcaagagctggacgcttaacccaatgagccacctaggcacccaagaaaaagaaaacttctatgGAATCTACTTTAAAGTAAGAATCTCAAAATTCTACAAATAGACTATACATACCTTACCAGGAGTTCAGCGAAAACTAGACTAGAACAGCTGCCTCATGATTCCCATTTCTCTTCCAATTCAAAAGTTTATTCTGAACTATAGTTGATGAAAATAGCATTCTCTTGTCTTTCTAGATTTATATGTCAATCAGGAGAACCCCAAAAAGTTTTTTCAGGTAGACGTTATGAACATACACAGCCTTGCAGTTAcatttggcattctttttttctttcttagcaattaaaaaaaaatttttttt
This region of Lynx canadensis isolate LIC74 chromosome B3, mLynCan4.pri.v2, whole genome shotgun sequence genomic DNA includes:
- the TRIP11 gene encoding thyroid receptor-interacting protein 11 isoform X2 encodes the protein MSSWLGGLGSGLGQSLGQVGGSLASLTGQISNFTKDMLMEGTEEVEELPNARRKEIEAIHAILRSENERLKKLCTDLEEKHEASELQIKQQSTIYRNQLQQKEVEISHLKARQIALQDQVLKLQSAAQSVNSGAGRVPAAPASSSFGYGISRHAAAFHDDDMDFGDIISSQQEINRLSNEVSRLESEVGHWRHIAQTSKPQGSNSSDQSEICKLQSIIKELKQNRSQEIDDHQHEMSVLQNAHQQKLTEISRRHREELSDYEERIEELEKLLQQGGSGIAVTDHLKIHEMQKTIQDLQTEKVASTKKIEELEDKIKDINTKLSSAENDRDVLKKEQERLHIENRQITEECENLKRECSQLQPDAVRQGDAVTGREGILSQGASVQEEVLKLQRALSDAENEIMRLSILNQDNSLTEDNLKLKMHVEILEKEKSLLSQEKEELQASLLKLNNEYEVIKSTTGRDMDLDSTLHNLRLTLEAKEQELSQSLTEKETLLAELEELDRQNQEATQHVILMKDQLSKQQNEEDNIISKLKKDLNDEKKRVHQLEVDKRNMTKELDVQKEKLVQSELVLNDLRLAKQKLEDKVEDLVDQLNKSQKSNLNMQKENFGLKEHIKQNKEELSRVRDELTQSLNRDSGSDFKVDLLEEREAEVRSLKQSLSEIEQLNDNLNKVAFDLKMENEKLALACEDVRRQLEESIAGSNQISLERNTIVEVLKMEKGQLEAELSRAEERRLEEANKYEQMIKELSKARDVSTSALQLEQQQLMKLSQEKDFEIAELKKNLEQVDTDCKETKAILSSSLEGRKQLTQLLSEKEIFIEKLKERGSELQEELDKHTEALRKNEVLKQTIEEKDRSLGSMKEENNHLKEELERLRDQQSRAAPVAEPKPLDSVTELESEVLQLNVIKGNLEEEIKHHQKVIEDQNQSKLQLLQSLEEQKKEMDEFKCQHEQMTVTHTQLFLEKDEEIRNLHKTIEHIKTQLHEERQDVQTENSDLFPETKVRSLNIENGGEKHDLSKAETERLVKGIKERELEIKLLNEKNISLTKQIDQLSKDEVGKLTQIIQQKDVEIQALHARISSASYTQDVVYLQQQLQAYATEREQVLAVLSEKTRENSQLKTEYHKMMDIVAAKEAALVKLQDENKKLAARSEGGGQDMFRETVQNLSRIIREKDIEIDALSQKCQTLLTVLQTSSTGNEVGGVNSNQFEELLQERDKLKQQVKKMEEWKQQVMTTVQNMQHESAQLQEELHQLQAQVLVDSDNNSKLQVDYTGLIQSYEQNETKLKSFGQELAQVQHSIGQLCNTKDLLLGKLDIISPQLSSGSSLSSQSAESLRTVKPDPSSEASTRELEELRKSLQEKDATIKTLQENNHRLSDSIAASSELERKEHEQTDSEIKQLKEKQDVLQKSLKEKDLLIKAKSDQLLSLNENFTNKVNENELLRQAVTNLKERILILEMDICKLKEENEKIVETTREKEMEYQALQETNMKFSMMLREKEFECHSMKEKALAFEQLLKEKEQGKTGELNQLLNAVKSMQEKTVKFQQERDQVMLALKQKQMENTALQNEVQHLRDKELRLNQELERLRNHLLESEDSYTREALAAEDREAKLRKKVTVLEEKLVSSSNAMENASHQASLQVESLQEQLNVVSRQRDETALQLSVSREQVKQYALSLSNLQMVLEHFQQEEKAMYSAELEKHKQLIAEWKKKAEHLERKLMSLQERFDEANAALDSASRLTEQLDLKEEQIEELKKQNELRQEMLDDVQKKLMNLVNSTEGKVDKVLMRNLFIGHFHTPKHQRHEVLRLMGSVLGIKREEMEQLLHEDQGGVTRWMTGWLGGGSKSVPNTPLRPNQQSVLNSSFSELFVKFLETESHPSVPPPKLSVHDLKPLDSPGRRKAVTNVPESFKDGTESRSGRRTDVNPFLAPRSAAVPLMNPAGLGPGGPGHLLLKPISDVLPTFTPLPVSPDNSAGVVLKDLLKQ
- the TRIP11 gene encoding thyroid receptor-interacting protein 11 isoform X1: MSSWLGGLGSGLGQSLGQVGGSLASLTGQISNFTKDMLMEGTEEVEAELPNARRKEIEAIHAILRSENERLKKLCTDLEEKHEASELQIKQQSTIYRNQLQQKEVEISHLKARQIALQDQVLKLQSAAQSVNSGAGRVPAAPASSSFGYGISRHAAAFHDDDMDFGDIISSQQEINRLSNEVSRLESEVGHWRHIAQTSKPQGSNSSDQSEICKLQSIIKELKQNRSQEIDDHQHEMSVLQNAHQQKLTEISRRHREELSDYEERIEELEKLLQQGGSGIAVTDHLKIHEMQKTIQDLQTEKVASTKKIEELEDKIKDINTKLSSAENDRDVLKKEQERLHIENRQITEECENLKRECSQLQPDAVRQGDAVTGREGILSQGASVQEEVLKLQRALSDAENEIMRLSILNQDNSLTEDNLKLKMHVEILEKEKSLLSQEKEELQASLLKLNNEYEVIKSTTGRDMDLDSTLHNLRLTLEAKEQELSQSLTEKETLLAELEELDRQNQEATQHVILMKDQLSKQQNEEDNIISKLKKDLNDEKKRVHQLEVDKRNMTKELDVQKEKLVQSELVLNDLRLAKQKLEDKVEDLVDQLNKSQKSNLNMQKENFGLKEHIKQNKEELSRVRDELTQSLNRDSGSDFKVDLLEEREAEVRSLKQSLSEIEQLNDNLNKVAFDLKMENEKLALACEDVRRQLEESIAGSNQISLERNTIVEVLKMEKGQLEAELSRAEERRLEEANKYEQMIKELSKARDVSTSALQLEQQQLMKLSQEKDFEIAELKKNLEQVDTDCKETKAILSSSLEGRKQLTQLLSEKEIFIEKLKERGSELQEELDKHTEALRKNEVLKQTIEEKDRSLGSMKEENNHLKEELERLRDQQSRAAPVAEPKPLDSVTELESEVLQLNVIKGNLEEEIKHHQKVIEDQNQSKLQLLQSLEEQKKEMDEFKCQHEQMTVTHTQLFLEKDEEIRNLHKTIEHIKTQLHEERQDVQTENSDLFPETKVRSLNIENGGEKHDLSKAETERLVKGIKERELEIKLLNEKNISLTKQIDQLSKDEVGKLTQIIQQKDVEIQALHARISSASYTQDVVYLQQQLQAYATEREQVLAVLSEKTRENSQLKTEYHKMMDIVAAKEAALVKLQDENKKLAARSEGGGQDMFRETVQNLSRIIREKDIEIDALSQKCQTLLTVLQTSSTGNEVGGVNSNQFEELLQERDKLKQQVKKMEEWKQQVMTTVQNMQHESAQLQEELHQLQAQVLVDSDNNSKLQVDYTGLIQSYEQNETKLKSFGQELAQVQHSIGQLCNTKDLLLGKLDIISPQLSSGSSLSSQSAESLRTVKPDPSSEASTRELEELRKSLQEKDATIKTLQENNHRLSDSIAASSELERKEHEQTDSEIKQLKEKQDVLQKSLKEKDLLIKAKSDQLLSLNENFTNKVNENELLRQAVTNLKERILILEMDICKLKEENEKIVETTREKEMEYQALQETNMKFSMMLREKEFECHSMKEKALAFEQLLKEKEQGKTGELNQLLNAVKSMQEKTVKFQQERDQVMLALKQKQMENTALQNEVQHLRDKELRLNQELERLRNHLLESEDSYTREALAAEDREAKLRKKVTVLEEKLVSSSNAMENASHQASLQVESLQEQLNVVSRQRDETALQLSVSREQVKQYALSLSNLQMVLEHFQQEEKAMYSAELEKHKQLIAEWKKKAEHLERKLMSLQERFDEANAALDSASRLTEQLDLKEEQIEELKKQNELRQEMLDDVQKKLMNLVNSTEGKVDKVLMRNLFIGHFHTPKHQRHEVLRLMGSVLGIKREEMEQLLHEDQGGVTRWMTGWLGGGSKSVPNTPLRPNQQSVLNSSFSELFVKFLETESHPSVPPPKLSVHDLKPLDSPGRRKAVTNVPESFKDGTESRSGRRTDVNPFLAPRSAAVPLMNPAGLGPGGPGHLLLKPISDVLPTFTPLPVSPDNSAGVVLKDLLKQ